Proteins encoded within one genomic window of Mya arenaria isolate MELC-2E11 chromosome 13, ASM2691426v1:
- the LOC128213588 gene encoding hippocalcin-like protein 1 — MGAGKSRLPPQTLSELQANVDVDFTHEEIQQWYHEYLKTTGRYKTRLTREDFQRVYDSVFVGDSRDFVGHLFRTFDLNNDGYVDFKEFIVGLCVSGSERVDRKLGWAFRMYDTDGSGAITREEMTIMLKAINKMISQNNKRSASDKGNSHQNNSIHDSATVEEMVETFFRSADKNGDNQITEDEFIEGTKHMPVFLHLLEWDPDSA; from the exons ATGGGTGCGGGAAAGTCTCGGTTGCCCCCACAGACTCTGTCTGAGCTACAGGCGAACGTGGACGTGGATTTCACACATGAAGAGATTCAGCAATGGTACCACGAATATCTTAAAACAACG GGTAGGTACAAGACTCGCCTTACCCGGGAGGATTTCCAGCGAGTGTACGACAGTGTTTTTGTCGGAGACTCCCGGGATTTCGTCGGCCACCTCTTCCGCACATTCGACCTGAACAACGACGGCTACGTTGACTTTAAAG AGTTCATTGTGGGTCTTTGCGTGTCTGGCAGTGAACGCGTAGACCGGAAGTTGGGTTGGGCGTTCCGGATGTACGACACAGACGGCAGTGGCGCCATTACCAGAGAGGAAATGACCATCATGCTTAAG GCGATCAACAAGATGATTTCGCAGAACAACAAGAGAAGCGCCAGCGACAAAGGGAACAGCCACCAAAACAACTCCATCCATGACTCAGCGACAGTAGAAGAAATGGTTGAGACCTTCTTTAGGTCCGCAGATAAGAACGGTGACAACCAGATCACTGAAGACGAGTTTATTGAAGGAACAAAACACATGCCCGTGTTTCTGCATTTGTTGGAGTGGGACCCAGATTCTGCTTAG